From Spartinivicinus ruber, the proteins below share one genomic window:
- a CDS encoding hydantoinase/oxoprolinase family protein: MAHQLHLLGVDTGGTFTDFVYLQTAPLTAVPVNTDEPATVQTMAIHKVLSTPQAPAQAILQGIQEMELQPLVEAGELLIIHGSTVATNAALEGKGVKTLYVTNEGFGDILTIGRQQRQELYNLQPAPVKPPVSKELCVEVGCRLDAKGNTVLPLTGIDIYKLQQAVAEHQPAAVAINLLFSFLNDADEKALEVAVDDKVFVSRSSFVLPEYKEYERGMATWLNAWLGPIVASYLNELQKVTAPCPVTVMQSSGGTIAAEQASNRAVNLLLSGPAGGLSAASFIGGLIGKDKLITFDMGGTSTDVALIDGKAKLTNEGKIASYPVAVPMVDMHTIGAGGGSIAYLDSGGMLQVGPVSAGADPGPACYGLGGENPTVTDANLVLGRLPASTQLGGSLKLNMDAAKQAITKLGKTVKLPAEEMAKGIIKLANEHMVHAIRIISIQKGYDPKEFTLCCFGGAGGLHVCAVADALGMTRAVVPVNSGVLSALGMLAAPRARQLVQTYRKPFSKLTSNEVHKAFCQLQQNGVVEITAEGLFEADLTFDAEVDIRYLGQSFTLAIPCDWQQPDLIMISEAFHYAHQAQYGHQMDTEVELVNIRLAVTAPSLNIELPTVDVKELAEVGCGKVYGIAQDVPVYQRTLLSNGINIQGPAIICELIATTYIAPDWQAEVDQFGNLQLTRDSDTLITGNET, encoded by the coding sequence ACAGCTGTTCCTGTTAATACCGATGAGCCAGCAACTGTGCAAACAATGGCGATTCATAAGGTGCTTAGCACTCCACAAGCCCCGGCACAGGCTATCTTGCAAGGTATTCAGGAAATGGAGCTGCAACCGTTGGTGGAAGCGGGTGAGTTGTTGATTATTCATGGCTCAACCGTGGCAACTAATGCTGCATTAGAAGGCAAGGGGGTGAAAACGCTTTATGTCACTAATGAAGGGTTTGGGGATATATTGACGATTGGGCGCCAACAACGTCAGGAGTTGTATAACCTGCAACCCGCTCCTGTTAAGCCGCCTGTGTCAAAAGAGCTGTGTGTTGAAGTAGGGTGCCGACTGGATGCAAAAGGTAATACTGTACTGCCTTTGACGGGTATTGATATTTATAAATTGCAACAAGCTGTGGCAGAGCATCAACCGGCTGCAGTCGCTATTAATCTATTATTTTCATTTTTAAATGATGCAGACGAAAAAGCGCTGGAAGTTGCTGTTGATGACAAGGTGTTTGTCAGTCGTTCATCGTTTGTGCTGCCTGAATATAAAGAATATGAGCGAGGCATGGCCACTTGGTTGAATGCCTGGCTGGGGCCTATTGTCGCCAGCTATTTAAATGAGTTGCAAAAGGTAACAGCACCGTGTCCAGTAACTGTGATGCAGTCATCTGGAGGCACCATTGCTGCTGAGCAAGCCAGTAACCGAGCCGTTAATTTGTTGCTATCAGGCCCAGCAGGTGGTTTGTCTGCAGCAAGCTTTATTGGCGGCTTAATTGGGAAAGATAAATTAATTACTTTTGACATGGGCGGTACTTCTACTGATGTTGCATTGATTGATGGCAAGGCAAAGCTCACCAATGAAGGAAAGATTGCCAGTTACCCGGTAGCTGTGCCAATGGTAGATATGCATACCATTGGGGCGGGTGGTGGTTCTATTGCTTATCTTGATAGTGGTGGAATGCTTCAAGTTGGGCCTGTTTCTGCGGGCGCAGACCCTGGTCCTGCATGTTATGGGCTGGGGGGAGAGAATCCTACAGTCACAGATGCCAACCTGGTATTAGGTCGTTTGCCAGCATCCACTCAGTTGGGAGGGAGCTTAAAACTGAATATGGATGCAGCAAAACAAGCCATTACTAAATTGGGTAAAACGGTGAAACTGCCAGCTGAAGAAATGGCCAAGGGAATTATAAAGCTTGCCAATGAGCATATGGTTCATGCAATACGGATTATTTCTATTCAAAAAGGCTATGACCCAAAAGAATTCACCTTATGCTGCTTTGGTGGTGCGGGTGGCTTGCATGTTTGTGCTGTGGCTGATGCTTTGGGAATGACCCGGGCGGTGGTTCCAGTCAATAGTGGTGTCCTTTCAGCGTTAGGTATGTTGGCAGCACCTAGAGCAAGGCAGTTGGTTCAAACTTATAGAAAGCCATTTAGCAAGCTAACCAGTAATGAAGTTCACAAGGCTTTCTGCCAGCTACAACAAAATGGTGTTGTAGAGATTACCGCCGAGGGTTTGTTTGAAGCGGACCTAACTTTCGATGCTGAAGTAGATATACGTTACCTTGGTCAGTCTTTTACTTTAGCTATTCCTTGCGACTGGCAGCAGCCTGACTTGATAATGATTAGTGAAGCATTTCATTATGCCCATCAGGCTCAATATGGGCATCAAATGGATACTGAAGTTGAACTGGTCAATATACGATTAGCAGTAACAGCCCCTAGCTTGAATATTGAACTTCCTACAGTCGATGTTAAAGAATTGGCTGAGGTAGGCTGTGGTAAGGTTTATGGTATTGCTCAGGATGTACCAGTGTATCAGCGGACGTTGCTGAGTAACGGCATAAATATTCAAGGCCCTGCCATTATCTGTGAGCTGATAGCGACTACTTATATAGCGCCAGATTGGCAGGCTGAAGTCGACCAGTTTGGTAACTTACAGCTTACTCGTGACAGTGATACTCTGATTACAGGTAATGAGACATAG